From the Acidobacteriota bacterium genome, one window contains:
- a CDS encoding zf-HC2 domain-containing protein, with translation MSTCKKLLTELSSYLDNELDAELRVEIETHMRRCPNCHIIIDSTRKTVQIYRGCDAYEVPQSLHERIEQAVKTHIGKTSGKC, from the coding sequence ATGAGCACCTGCAAGAAACTGCTGACAGAACTGTCCAGCTATCTGGATAATGAACTGGACGCCGAGCTTCGCGTCGAGATTGAGACGCACATGCGGCGCTGTCCCAACTGCCACATCATCATCGACTCGACTCGCAAGACGGTTCAAATATACCGTGGTTGCGATGCCTACGAAGTACCGCAATCTCTTCATGAGCGTATCGAGCAGGCGGTTAAAACGCACATCGGAAAAACTTCCGGAAAATGCTGA
- a CDS encoding asparagine--tRNA ligase, with translation MSGSDAPRPFQVAVAIENIARWDGQEITLCGWLYNLRAAGNKLLFPIFRDGTGLIQGVVAKNAVEPEVFEAARNLTQESSVIVRGKVRADQRAPGGFELDVIHVEVVQAVSPDDPFPITPKDHGVDFLMQHRHLWLRSQRQNAILRIRAEIAKACRDCLDQEGYLLMDAPILTPAACEGTTTLFETDYFEEKAYLTQSGQLYSEAAAAAFGKIYCFGPTFRAEKSKTRRHLTEFWMVEPEAAFATLDDMMDLAERFLAFIVKRVLDNRKHELKVLERDVAKLEIIVPPFPRITYDAAIEVLKRKGSEIQWGGDFGGTDETLISEDFTKPVMVHRYPSAIKAFYMEPDPLRPELALGVDVLAPEGYGEIIGGSQRISSYDLLLSRIKEHNLSQEAFGWYLDLRKYGAVPHAGFGLGLERAVAWICGLEHVRETIAFPRTLNRLRP, from the coding sequence ATGAGCGGATCGGACGCCCCCCGGCCATTTCAGGTTGCCGTGGCGATTGAGAATATTGCGCGCTGGGATGGGCAGGAAATAACGCTCTGCGGCTGGCTCTACAATCTTCGTGCCGCGGGCAACAAACTTCTGTTCCCCATCTTTCGCGACGGCACCGGATTGATCCAGGGTGTGGTCGCCAAGAACGCGGTCGAGCCGGAAGTGTTTGAGGCCGCACGCAATCTTACGCAGGAGTCCTCCGTCATTGTGCGCGGCAAGGTCCGCGCGGATCAGCGCGCGCCCGGCGGCTTTGAGTTGGACGTGATTCACGTCGAGGTCGTGCAGGCGGTCTCCCCGGACGATCCGTTTCCCATCACACCGAAGGATCACGGCGTTGATTTTCTGATGCAGCATCGTCATCTCTGGCTCCGCTCGCAGCGCCAGAACGCCATCCTGCGCATCCGCGCCGAGATCGCCAAGGCTTGCCGCGATTGTCTCGATCAGGAAGGCTACCTGCTGATGGATGCGCCCATCCTGACGCCGGCGGCCTGCGAAGGCACCACGACACTTTTTGAAACGGACTACTTTGAAGAGAAGGCCTATCTCACGCAGTCGGGCCAGCTCTACAGCGAAGCCGCCGCCGCCGCGTTCGGAAAAATCTATTGCTTCGGCCCCACATTCCGCGCCGAAAAATCGAAGACGCGCCGCCACCTCACCGAGTTCTGGATGGTCGAGCCCGAGGCCGCCTTCGCCACGCTCGACGACATGATGGACTTGGCCGAGCGCTTCCTGGCCTTCATCGTGAAGCGCGTCCTCGACAATCGAAAGCACGAGCTGAAAGTGTTGGAGCGCGATGTCGCCAAGCTGGAGATAATCGTTCCACCCTTCCCGCGCATCACCTACGATGCGGCCATCGAAGTGCTGAAGCGCAAGGGCAGCGAGATTCAGTGGGGCGGGGATTTCGGCGGAACCGATGAAACGCTGATCAGCGAGGATTTCACCAAACCGGTGATGGTCCACCGCTATCCGTCAGCGATTAAGGCGTTCTATATGGAGCCGGACCCGCTGCGGCCCGAGCTGGCGCTAGGCGTGGACGTGCTGGCGCCGGAGGGCTACGGTGAGATCATCGGCGGCAGCCAGCGTATCTCGAGCTACGATCTGCTGCTCAGCCGCATCAAGGAACACAACCTGTCTCAGGAAGCCTTCGGCTGGTATCTCGACCTGCGTAAGTATGGCGCCGTCCCCCACGCCGGATTCGGCTTGGGCCTGGAGCGCGCCGTCGCCTGGATTTGCGGTCTCGAACACGTCCGCGAGACCATCGCCTTTCCGCGCACGCTGAATCGCTTGAGGCCGTAA
- a CDS encoding GMC family oxidoreductase yields the protein MAATREFDLIVVGAGMAGIIAAARIAEQGIHPRTGDKLRVAMIEAGPHVLKGKARAGYGDPLNRKMIPQILWEEFGMLEEWPWQFGLKAVGGCSLHWGCHVHLPFPEDYSNWSSMGINWSRDHMKDAVEDITRNFHVEADPEEAYTRGERMFREGAQAMGHRIVPVLTTRKNCIYCGFHNDSHGCKYDAKATSLWYLPTAEANGVELIDKAEVKKVIIEKQGAGGVVKGVVYEKNGVIEEARAEKVIVSCGTWGSPLLLARSGYGPKDELGDNVIVENDNVGRNLDGDTSYRIPLYFPEPIKEPGRGTNSSLGFFLSDPNYTDGTGFVRISTAELSYINYPHISALSEFAPAFGKAHMDFMRTAVTRLGAISILFNRAPLHVKGRVNLRTGAQSYPGDPYIDKRMQEAKQVVIELAKKMGAKYSPRFPASFAGRGGGHTNGTCRAGSDRRNSVINGDFESHEVKGLFVVDASSYPRASVNSGLFAAIMGAYGARRIVATHFSRGAGA from the coding sequence ATGGCCGCTACGCGTGAATTTGATCTGATTGTAGTAGGCGCAGGTATGGCCGGTATCATCGCCGCCGCGCGCATCGCCGAGCAGGGCATCCATCCCCGCACCGGCGACAAACTGCGCGTGGCCATGATCGAGGCTGGCCCGCATGTGCTGAAGGGCAAGGCCCGCGCCGGGTATGGCGATCCGCTGAATCGCAAGATGATCCCGCAAATTCTGTGGGAAGAGTTTGGCATGCTCGAAGAGTGGCCTTGGCAGTTTGGGTTGAAAGCCGTGGGCGGCTGCTCGTTGCACTGGGGTTGCCACGTTCATCTGCCCTTCCCGGAGGACTACTCCAACTGGTCGTCGATGGGCATCAACTGGTCGCGCGACCACATGAAGGATGCGGTGGAGGACATCACGCGCAACTTCCACGTGGAGGCAGATCCGGAGGAAGCCTACACGCGCGGTGAGCGCATGTTCCGCGAGGGCGCTCAGGCCATGGGGCACCGAATCGTTCCAGTGCTCACCACGCGCAAGAATTGCATCTACTGCGGTTTTCACAATGATAGCCACGGCTGCAAGTACGACGCCAAGGCTACTTCGCTCTGGTATCTTCCCACCGCCGAGGCCAACGGCGTGGAGCTGATCGACAAAGCCGAGGTAAAGAAAGTCATCATCGAAAAGCAGGGAGCGGGCGGCGTGGTGAAGGGAGTGGTTTACGAAAAGAATGGCGTGATTGAGGAAGCGCGCGCAGAAAAAGTGATCGTCTCCTGCGGGACCTGGGGCAGCCCTCTTCTGCTGGCGCGCTCCGGCTACGGCCCCAAGGATGAGTTGGGTGATAACGTGATCGTCGAGAACGACAATGTGGGCCGCAATCTGGATGGCGACACCAGCTACCGCATCCCGCTCTATTTCCCCGAACCCATCAAAGAGCCTGGTCGCGGCACCAATTCGAGCTTAGGCTTCTTTCTGAGCGACCCCAATTACACCGATGGCACTGGCTTCGTGCGCATCTCTACTGCGGAACTCAGCTACATCAATTACCCGCATATCTCCGCCTTGAGCGAGTTTGCTCCGGCCTTCGGCAAGGCGCACATGGATTTCATGCGCACGGCCGTGACCCGGCTGGGTGCAATCTCCATACTCTTCAATCGTGCGCCGCTACACGTGAAGGGACGCGTGAACCTGCGCACCGGAGCCCAGAGTTATCCCGGCGATCCGTACATTGACAAAAGAATGCAAGAGGCCAAGCAGGTGGTTATCGAGCTGGCCAAGAAGATGGGCGCGAAGTATTCTCCACGCTTCCCCGCTTCATTCGCGGGTCGTGGTGGCGGACACACCAACGGAACCTGCCGGGCAGGCAGCGACCGCCGCAACTCGGTCATCAATGGTGATTTCGAGTCGCATGAGGTAAAGGGTTTGTTCGTGGTGGACGCCAGTTCCTATCCCCGCGCGTCGGTGAACTCAGGACTATTCGCCGCCATCATGGGCGCATACGGAGCGCGACGTATCGTAGCAACACACTTTTCACGAGGCGCCGGAGCATAG
- a CDS encoding cobalamin biosynthesis protein CbiX: MPGTMPGTVPPTIILFAHGSSVAEANEAVERVATELSARSRCPAIAAFLEKAHPDLASAIARAVGCGAFRVIIVPYFLTMGIHISKDLPELARQQQALFPGLDVKIALPMEGHPLLLEALLDRMTAAADAPEDIPENSGSTWKSAL, encoded by the coding sequence TTGCCAGGCACCATGCCAGGAACGGTTCCTCCCACAATTATCTTGTTCGCGCACGGGTCATCCGTGGCGGAGGCAAACGAAGCGGTCGAGCGTGTGGCTACGGAGCTGTCCGCCCGCTCGCGCTGTCCGGCCATCGCGGCGTTTCTGGAGAAGGCCCATCCCGATTTGGCCAGCGCCATTGCCCGAGCGGTGGGGTGCGGCGCGTTTCGCGTTATCATAGTTCCTTACTTTCTCACCATGGGTATCCACATCAGTAAGGATTTGCCGGAGCTAGCGCGTCAGCAGCAAGCCCTGTTCCCAGGCTTGGATGTAAAAATCGCTTTGCCAATGGAAGGTCATCCGCTGCTGCTGGAAGCCCTGTTGGATCGGATGACCGCCGCTGCCGACGCGCCGGAGGATATCCCGGAGAATTCCGGGAGCACCTGGAAATCCGCACTATAG
- a CDS encoding sugar phosphate isomerase/epimerase has protein sequence MHRSLSTYLFRHNLLGARLLDEIVSAGFQKIEIYGDRGHFDYTNPSQLREIGQWTANSVGKLHALHAPVSRDPRGASPHSMVSIAFLDRQRRQDSMDEIKRALETAELAPFRYLIVHLGVEGEEFDLRKFDAALTSLEHLCLFARQRGVEILLENIANEISTPRRLIQFFTHTHLRNIKVCLDTGHAHLDGSVTEAIEVLGKAIASAHLSDNNGMIDDHQFPPLGVISWSPVLRALAQAAPEAVWTIEARSLASAVAPLDQARASCDQLERIFEESHKEADQGDQQ, from the coding sequence ATGCACCGCTCACTTTCAACCTATCTGTTCCGGCACAATTTGCTGGGTGCACGCTTGCTCGATGAAATAGTCAGTGCTGGATTTCAGAAAATTGAAATCTACGGCGACCGCGGACACTTCGATTACACCAATCCCAGTCAACTCCGCGAGATCGGGCAGTGGACCGCCAATTCAGTCGGCAAGTTGCATGCTTTGCATGCGCCTGTATCTCGCGATCCGCGCGGCGCGTCTCCGCACTCTATGGTTTCCATCGCGTTTCTTGACCGTCAGCGCCGGCAGGACTCCATGGACGAAATCAAGCGAGCATTGGAAACGGCGGAGCTGGCACCCTTTCGCTATTTGATTGTCCACCTTGGTGTAGAGGGCGAGGAGTTCGATCTGCGGAAGTTTGATGCCGCGCTCACCAGCCTGGAGCACCTCTGTTTGTTCGCCCGGCAGCGCGGTGTCGAGATTCTGCTCGAAAACATCGCCAATGAAATATCCACTCCACGAAGGCTGATTCAGTTCTTCACGCATACACACCTGCGAAACATAAAAGTGTGCCTCGACACGGGCCACGCCCATCTCGATGGGAGCGTTACGGAGGCCATCGAAGTGCTTGGCAAAGCCATCGCATCCGCGCATCTAAGCGATAACAACGGGATGATCGACGATCATCAGTTTCCTCCGCTGGGTGTGATCTCCTGGAGCCCGGTTCTGCGCGCTTTGGCGCAGGCGGCACCTGAAGCGGTTTGGACCATCGAGGCGCGCTCGCTGGCCTCGGCAGTCGCCCCGCTCGATCAGGCTCGTGCTTCCTGCGACCAGCTGGAGCGTATATTTGAGGAGAGCCATAAGGAAGCAGACCAAGGAGATCAGCAATGA
- a CDS encoding twin-arginine translocation signal domain-containing protein has product MDSKSISRRTFLKETGAGALGASVVLPGVAATALARPAVDYSAVPGVDRKQLFSAFGDTLIPTASGYAGYLRLEAHGITDEVMKGLTGIPADDLNVFNAAAMEYYERPFVELSEAERTGFLDRVATSFPPDTFTMATPPSTSDSLTARLPKEHLDKVQRVFRLGRVRVMTVFYQNFPQHRIERDADKSPLLPPGDEHQITNPNTSALVTGWDVANFPGPLSWEEEETRRAYWMKTHWHEEAR; this is encoded by the coding sequence ATGGATTCCAAGTCGATATCCAGACGAACATTCCTGAAGGAGACCGGCGCAGGAGCCTTGGGCGCAAGCGTTGTTCTGCCGGGAGTCGCGGCAACCGCGCTGGCGAGGCCGGCGGTTGACTACAGCGCAGTCCCCGGCGTTGACCGCAAACAATTATTTTCTGCTTTCGGTGATACTCTCATTCCTACCGCGAGCGGCTACGCCGGCTATCTCCGTTTGGAAGCCCATGGCATCACCGATGAAGTGATGAAGGGATTGACTGGCATACCCGCCGATGATCTAAATGTCTTCAACGCCGCCGCGATGGAGTATTACGAAAGACCCTTTGTCGAGTTGAGTGAAGCGGAGCGCACCGGGTTTCTCGATCGGGTCGCCACTAGCTTTCCGCCCGACACATTCACTATGGCAACTCCACCATCCACCAGCGATTCTCTAACCGCGCGGCTCCCGAAGGAGCATCTCGATAAAGTCCAGCGCGTATTCCGGCTGGGCCGTGTTCGCGTGATGACCGTCTTCTATCAGAACTTTCCACAACACCGTATCGAGCGTGACGCGGACAAGTCCCCCTTGCTGCCACCCGGTGACGAGCATCAGATAACAAATCCTAATACCTCAGCGCTGGTTACGGGCTGGGATGTTGCCAACTTTCCCGGACCGCTCAGTTGGGAAGAAGAGGAAACACGACGCGCCTATTGGATGAAAACCCATTGGCACGAAGAGGCCAGGTAA
- a CDS encoding MBL fold metallo-hydrolase yields the protein MKVRFWGVRGSTPTPALENLRYGGNTPCIEIRTPDDRLFVFDCGTGFRLLGKQLLNEYGHKSIQAHIFLSHYHWDHIQGITFFEPLYNPENNFHFYSFISHAGSVQNVIEGQMSDPYFPVNMNIMKARRNFRELDANPVELDGMKVTALPLNHPQGCLGFRIEYEGHVVTYATDNEPGSPEHDRNVRLLAQGADLFIYDSQYTPLEYSNFKRGWGHSTWREGVNIAKETNVKQFILFHHDPDHNDVFVDSILGETRKIFPNSMASWEGLEIDLAAGQQNEPQEMIERRLGRRQQLEIPVRVVGTRPDGTTFEEVTCLENLSVRGGFFILENDPDTNEPLQVELHTSRDGTTLHKSIVSTRVTRNLAVTVGKKTKRGIGVSF from the coding sequence ATGAAGGTGCGCTTTTGGGGAGTACGTGGCTCCACACCCACGCCGGCGCTGGAAAACCTGCGCTACGGCGGCAACACGCCCTGCATTGAAATCCGCACGCCGGATGACAGGCTTTTTGTCTTTGATTGCGGCACCGGCTTCCGTCTGCTGGGGAAGCAGTTACTGAACGAGTATGGCCACAAGAGTATTCAGGCCCACATTTTTTTGTCCCATTACCACTGGGACCACATTCAGGGCATTACGTTCTTTGAACCGCTTTACAATCCGGAAAACAACTTTCACTTCTATTCGTTCATTTCCCACGCTGGAAGCGTTCAGAACGTCATCGAAGGCCAGATGTCCGACCCCTATTTCCCTGTCAACATGAATATCATGAAAGCTCGCAGAAATTTCAGGGAGCTGGATGCGAACCCGGTGGAATTGGATGGCATGAAAGTAACAGCACTTCCACTCAATCATCCGCAAGGATGCCTGGGGTTTCGGATCGAATACGAAGGGCATGTCGTAACCTATGCCACGGACAATGAGCCAGGCTCGCCCGAGCATGACCGCAATGTTCGGCTGCTCGCGCAGGGAGCAGACCTCTTTATCTATGATTCTCAGTACACACCTCTGGAATATTCCAACTTTAAACGGGGATGGGGACATTCGACCTGGCGCGAGGGAGTAAACATTGCGAAGGAAACCAACGTCAAACAATTCATACTTTTCCATCATGATCCTGATCACAACGATGTGTTCGTAGACTCGATCCTGGGCGAGACACGCAAGATATTTCCTAATTCGATGGCAAGCTGGGAAGGGCTGGAAATTGATCTCGCCGCGGGGCAGCAGAATGAACCGCAGGAGATGATTGAGCGGCGGCTCGGGCGGCGCCAGCAATTGGAGATCCCCGTCCGCGTAGTCGGCACCCGTCCCGACGGAACCACCTTTGAAGAAGTCACTTGCCTCGAAAATCTTTCTGTCCGCGGCGGCTTTTTCATTCTCGAAAATGATCCCGACACGAATGAACCGTTGCAAGTGGAGCTCCACACCTCGCGTGATGGAACCACCCTTCATAAGTCGATAGTAAGTACCCGTGTTACACGCAATCTTGCCGTTACAGTGGGCAAGAAAACAAAGCGCGGAATCGGCGTCTCGTTCTAA
- the chrA gene encoding chromate efflux transporter, producing MKQDKSGAYASGAASNAEIGKTFLKMGCLGFGGPLAHVALMQQEIVEKRRWVSSAAFAEGLTLSQILPGPLSTKLAIYLGYHLRGLRGASITGAAFILPAFLLLLGLTALYFRYGTLPAVAGVFLGITPVVLAMILLTCYKLGQQSATSWVQRGLLLACAIAVGAFSINLPLIFMVSAIVGILSSETLRKRCSGGNSLMILLPLSLLGQLGWFFLKVGTLIFGGGLVIVPFIEKEVVTRLGWLTHREFLDGLALGQITPGPVVITATFIGYKVAGLAGAFVATAAIFLPSFFLIILAAVFLRNRKKSPYWQAALGAVNPAAVGAVLGSFWSLAKVPFGEWFGVAWFAISLAAMQWLEISFLRMLAVGGFIGVIAWLMGAAI from the coding sequence ATGAAGCAGGATAAGTCCGGCGCTTATGCTTCCGGTGCCGCATCGAACGCGGAGATCGGCAAGACATTCCTGAAAATGGGGTGCTTGGGATTCGGCGGGCCGCTGGCCCATGTGGCGCTGATGCAGCAGGAAATAGTCGAAAAGCGTCGCTGGGTTTCATCCGCGGCCTTCGCAGAGGGGTTGACGCTATCTCAGATTCTTCCCGGACCACTTTCCACCAAGCTCGCCATTTATCTGGGCTACCACCTGCGCGGCTTGCGCGGCGCATCCATCACTGGCGCGGCATTTATCCTTCCAGCATTTCTCCTGTTGCTGGGATTGACCGCCCTCTACTTTCGCTACGGCACACTGCCTGCCGTTGCCGGAGTTTTCCTGGGCATCACCCCGGTCGTACTGGCGATGATCCTGCTCACCTGCTACAAACTGGGGCAGCAGTCCGCCACAAGTTGGGTCCAGCGCGGCCTTCTCCTGGCTTGCGCCATTGCAGTAGGCGCTTTCTCGATTAACCTTCCGCTGATCTTTATGGTGTCAGCCATCGTCGGCATCCTCTCATCCGAGACATTGCGTAAACGATGCTCTGGCGGCAACTCTTTGATGATCTTGCTGCCGCTCTCACTGCTTGGCCAGCTCGGCTGGTTCTTCCTGAAAGTGGGCACACTGATCTTCGGCGGGGGGCTGGTGATTGTCCCATTCATCGAGAAGGAAGTGGTAACCCGGCTCGGCTGGCTGACGCACCGCGAATTCCTCGATGGCCTGGCCCTGGGCCAGATCACACCGGGGCCGGTGGTCATTACCGCCACCTTCATCGGCTACAAAGTAGCGGGATTGGCCGGAGCCTTTGTGGCCACCGCCGCCATCTTTCTTCCCTCGTTTTTTCTCATCATCCTGGCTGCCGTGTTCCTCAGAAACAGGAAGAAGTCGCCCTACTGGCAAGCAGCGCTTGGCGCAGTCAATCCAGCGGCAGTGGGCGCGGTGCTCGGCTCCTTCTGGTCATTGGCTAAGGTTCCCTTTGGCGAATGGTTTGGCGTGGCCTGGTTTGCCATTTCGCTGGCCGCAATGCAATGGCTGGAGATCAGTTTTCTGCGCATGCTGGCCGTCGGGGGCTTCATTGGAGTCATCGCATGGTTGATGGGTGCAGCCATCTGA
- a CDS encoding sigma-70 family RNA polymerase sigma factor yields MAAPDIAPPNPLFKSLDLDLVHRAKEGDVASFSELVSRHERKVFRLTQHIIGNREDAEDALQEAFLKAYTKLDQFQEGAQFSTWLVRIAVNESLMKLRKRRHTPFTISLDEPIESDDGLIPREIGQWEDNPESKFAQQEVREILDQELKSMPEAFRTVLVLRDLEQISTEETARLLEISIPAVKSRLLRARLHLREKLNKYFERGKSA; encoded by the coding sequence ATGGCAGCGCCTGACATAGCACCGCCAAATCCACTATTCAAGTCGCTCGACCTCGACTTGGTGCATCGCGCCAAGGAAGGTGATGTCGCTTCGTTCAGCGAACTGGTCTCGCGCCATGAGCGCAAGGTATTCCGCCTCACTCAACACATAATTGGGAATCGTGAAGATGCCGAGGATGCCTTGCAAGAAGCGTTCCTAAAGGCTTACACGAAACTCGACCAGTTCCAGGAAGGCGCGCAGTTTTCTACCTGGCTGGTGCGCATCGCTGTCAACGAGTCGTTGATGAAGCTGCGCAAGCGCCGCCACACGCCGTTCACCATTTCGCTGGACGAACCGATCGAATCGGATGACGGGTTGATTCCTCGCGAGATCGGTCAATGGGAGGATAATCCAGAATCGAAGTTTGCCCAGCAGGAGGTGCGGGAAATTCTGGACCAGGAATTAAAGTCCATGCCGGAGGCATTCCGCACCGTGCTGGTGCTGCGCGACTTGGAACAGATATCCACCGAGGAGACCGCTCGCCTGCTGGAGATTTCCATTCCTGCCGTGAAGTCGCGTCTGCTGCGCGCCCGTCTGCATTTGCGGGAGAAGCTGAACAAGTATTTTGAACGAGGTAAATCCGCATGA